One genomic window of Streptomyces sp. NBC_01498 includes the following:
- the rplK gene encoding 50S ribosomal protein L11, protein MPPKKKKVTGLIKLQISAGAANPAPPVGPALGQHGVNIMEFCKAYNAATESQRGMVVPVEITVYEDRSFTFITKTPPAAKLILKAAGVDKGSGEPHVKKVAKLTRDQVRDIATTKMPDLNANDLDAAEKIIAGTARSMGITVEG, encoded by the coding sequence ATGCCTCCCAAGAAGAAGAAGGTCACGGGGCTCATCAAGCTCCAGATCTCGGCCGGCGCGGCCAACCCGGCTCCGCCGGTCGGCCCCGCGCTGGGCCAGCACGGCGTCAACATCATGGAGTTCTGCAAGGCGTACAACGCCGCGACCGAGTCGCAGCGCGGCATGGTCGTGCCGGTGGAGATCACGGTCTACGAGGACCGTTCCTTCACCTTCATCACCAAGACCCCCCCGGCCGCGAAGCTGATCCTCAAGGCCGCGGGTGTGGACAAGGGCTCCGGCGAGCCGCACGTCAAGAAGGTCGCCAAGCTCACCCGCGACCAGGTGCGTGACATCGCCACGACGAAGATGCCCGACCTGAACGCCAACGACCTGGACGCCGCCGAGAAGATCATCGCCGGCACCGCCCGTTCCATGGGCATCACGGTCGAGGGCTGA
- the nusG gene encoding transcription termination/antitermination protein NusG gives MSDPNLNDANEAVESRADETDIVEAADAVEPDEAEAADAEAGEPAEESALHGEDADEDDEATDGAESDEITDGAESDEITAESDSDEDAEPAEEPAVAADPVAALREELRGLPGEWYVIHTYAGYEKRVKANLEQRAVSLNVEDFIYSAEVPEEEIVQIKNGERKNVRQNKLPGYVLVRMDLTNESWGVVRNTPGVTGFVGNAYDPYPLTLDEIVKMLAPEAEEKAAREAAEAEGKPMPSRKVEVQVLDFEVGDSVTVTDGPFATLQATINEINADSKKVKGLVEIFGRETPVELSFDQIQKN, from the coding sequence GTGTCTGACCCGAACCTGAACGACGCCAACGAGGCGGTCGAGTCCCGCGCGGACGAGACCGACATTGTTGAGGCGGCGGACGCTGTCGAGCCAGACGAGGCCGAAGCCGCTGACGCGGAGGCCGGCGAGCCGGCCGAGGAGTCGGCGCTGCACGGCGAGGACGCGGACGAGGACGACGAGGCCACCGACGGCGCCGAGTCCGACGAGATCACCGACGGCGCCGAGTCCGACGAGATCACCGCGGAGTCCGACTCCGACGAGGACGCCGAGCCCGCCGAGGAACCCGCCGTCGCGGCCGACCCGGTCGCCGCGCTCCGCGAGGAGCTGCGCGGGCTGCCCGGCGAGTGGTACGTGATCCACACCTACGCGGGCTACGAGAAGCGCGTGAAGGCCAACCTGGAACAGCGCGCCGTCTCGCTCAACGTCGAGGACTTCATCTACTCGGCCGAGGTGCCCGAGGAAGAGATCGTCCAGATCAAGAACGGCGAGCGCAAGAACGTCCGCCAGAACAAGCTTCCGGGTTACGTCCTGGTCCGGATGGACCTGACGAACGAGTCCTGGGGTGTCGTACGCAACACCCCCGGCGTCACCGGCTTCGTCGGCAACGCCTACGACCCGTACCCGCTGACGCTGGACGAGATCGTCAAGATGCTCGCCCCCGAGGCCGAGGAGAAGGCCGCGCGCGAGGCGGCCGAGGCCGAGGGCAAGCCGATGCCGTCCCGCAAGGTCGAGGTCCAGGTGCTGGACTTCGAGGTCGGCGACTCGGTCACCGTCACCGACGGCCCGTTCGCGACGCTCCAGGCGACGATCAACGAGATCAACGCCGACTCGAAGAAGGTCAAGGGCCTGGTCGAGATCTTCGGCCGCGAGACCCCGGTCGAGCTGAGCTTCGACCAGATCCAGAAGAACTGA
- the secE gene encoding preprotein translocase subunit SecE, whose translation MTDAVGSIDKPDADDDETAESGKKTRKGGKRGKKGPLGRLAIFYRQIIAELRKVVWPTRNQLTTYTTVVIVFVVIMIGLVTVIDFGFQRLVKFVFG comes from the coding sequence GTGACGGACGCCGTGGGCTCCATCGACAAGCCTGATGCTGACGATGACGAGACCGCAGAGTCGGGCAAGAAGACCCGCAAGGGCGGCAAGCGAGGCAAGAAGGGCCCCCTGGGCCGCCTCGCGATCTTCTACCGCCAGATCATCGCGGAGCTGCGCAAGGTCGTCTGGCCGACCCGCAACCAGCTGACGACCTACACGACTGTTGTGATCGTCTTCGTCGTCATCATGATCGGTCTGGTGACCGTCATCGACTTCGGCTTCCAGCGACTGGTCAAGTTCGTCTTCGGCTAG
- a CDS encoding pyridoxal phosphate-dependent aminotransferase: MSAAIPPTERRVSARVGAISESATLAVDAKAKALKAAGRPVIGFGAGEPDFPTPGYIVEAASEACHDPKYHRYTPAGGLPELKAAIVAKTLRDSGYEIDPAQVLVTNGGKQAIYEAFAAILDPGDEVVVPAPYWTTYPESIRLAGGVPVEVVTDETSGYRVTVEQLEAARTERTKVVLFVSPSNPTGAVYSRADTEAIGRWAAEHGLWVMTDEIYEHLVYGDAEFTSLPAVVPELRDKCVVVNGVAKTYAMTGWRVGWVVGPKDVVKAATNLQSHATSNVANVSQAAAIAALDGGLDAVDEMRTAFDRRRGIIVRMLNEIEGVVCPEPEGAFYVYPSVKALLGKEIRGSRPASSVELATLILEEAEVAVVPGEAFGTPGYLRLSYALGDEDLVEGAARLQKLLAEARD; the protein is encoded by the coding sequence ATGAGCGCTGCAATCCCTCCGACCGAGCGCCGGGTCTCCGCCCGAGTCGGCGCAATCTCCGAGTCCGCCACCCTCGCCGTCGACGCCAAGGCCAAGGCCCTCAAGGCCGCCGGCCGTCCGGTGATCGGCTTCGGGGCCGGCGAGCCCGACTTCCCGACGCCCGGCTACATCGTCGAGGCCGCGAGTGAGGCCTGCCACGACCCGAAGTACCACCGCTACACCCCGGCGGGCGGGCTCCCCGAGCTGAAGGCCGCCATCGTCGCCAAGACGCTGCGTGACTCCGGCTACGAGATCGACCCCGCCCAGGTCCTGGTGACCAACGGCGGCAAGCAGGCGATCTACGAGGCGTTCGCCGCGATCCTCGACCCGGGCGACGAGGTCGTGGTCCCGGCGCCTTACTGGACGACGTACCCCGAGTCGATCCGGCTGGCCGGCGGTGTCCCGGTGGAGGTCGTGACCGACGAGACCAGCGGCTACCGGGTCACCGTCGAGCAGCTGGAGGCGGCGCGCACCGAGCGTACGAAGGTCGTGCTCTTCGTCTCGCCCTCCAATCCGACGGGCGCCGTCTACAGCCGCGCCGACACCGAGGCGATCGGCCGCTGGGCGGCCGAGCACGGCCTGTGGGTCATGACGGACGAGATCTACGAGCACCTGGTCTACGGGGACGCCGAGTTCACCTCGCTCCCCGCGGTCGTGCCGGAGCTGCGCGACAAGTGCGTCGTGGTCAACGGTGTCGCCAAGACGTACGCGATGACCGGCTGGCGGGTGGGCTGGGTCGTCGGCCCCAAGGACGTGGTGAAGGCCGCGACGAACCTCCAGTCGCACGCGACGTCGAACGTGGCCAACGTCTCGCAGGCCGCCGCGATCGCCGCCCTCGACGGCGGACTGGACGCGGTGGACGAGATGCGGACCGCCTTCGACCGGCGCCGGGGCATCATCGTGCGGATGCTCAACGAGATCGAGGGCGTGGTCTGCCCGGAGCCCGAGGGCGCGTTCTACGTCTACCCCTCGGTGAAGGCGCTGCTCGGCAAGGAGATCCGGGGCAGCCGTCCGGCCAGTTCGGTCGAGCTGGCGACGCTGATCCTCGAAGAGGCCGAGGTCGCGGTCGTACCGGGTGAGGCGTTCGGTACGCCGGGTTATCTGCGCCTGTCGTACGCCCTGGGCGACGAGGACCTGGTGGAGGGGGCGGCCCGGCTCCAGAAGCTGCTGGCCGAGGCCCGCGACTGA
- a CDS encoding adenosine deaminase, producing MENVSGPPRHPHDDRATRDLRLLPKAHLHLHFTGSMRPTTLLELADKYGVHLPEALTGGEPPELRATDERGWFRFQRLYDIARSCLRSPEDIQRLVREAAEEDVRDGSGWLEIQVDPTSYAPLLGGLIPALEIILDAVDAAARDTGLGMRVVVAANRMKHPLDARTLARLAVRYADRGVVGFGLSNDERRGMARDFDRAFAIAREGGLLAAPHGGELSGPSSVRDCLDDLRATRVGHGVRAAEDPRLLRKLAERGVTCEVCPASNVALGVYEKPADVPLRTLFDAGVPMALGADDPLLFGDRLAAQYELARKYHGFTDAELAELARQSVRGSAAPDGTRDKLLAGIDGWLED from the coding sequence ATGGAGAACGTTTCCGGCCCCCCGCGCCATCCGCACGACGACCGCGCCACCCGCGACCTCCGTCTGCTGCCCAAGGCCCATCTGCATCTGCACTTCACCGGTTCGATGCGCCCCACGACCCTGCTGGAGCTCGCCGACAAGTACGGCGTCCATCTGCCCGAGGCGCTCACCGGCGGTGAGCCGCCCGAACTGCGGGCGACCGACGAGCGGGGCTGGTTCCGCTTCCAGCGGCTCTACGACATCGCCCGGTCCTGTCTGCGCTCCCCCGAGGACATCCAGCGGCTGGTGCGCGAGGCCGCCGAGGAGGACGTACGGGACGGCTCCGGGTGGCTGGAGATCCAGGTCGACCCCACCTCGTACGCCCCGCTGCTGGGCGGGCTGATCCCGGCACTGGAGATCATCCTGGACGCCGTGGACGCGGCGGCCCGGGACACCGGGCTCGGGATGCGGGTGGTGGTGGCCGCGAACCGGATGAAGCACCCGCTGGACGCCCGCACCCTGGCACGGCTCGCGGTGCGGTACGCGGACCGGGGGGTCGTCGGGTTCGGCCTGTCGAACGACGAACGCCGGGGCATGGCACGGGACTTCGACCGGGCCTTCGCCATCGCCCGGGAGGGCGGGCTGCTGGCGGCGCCGCACGGCGGTGAGCTGAGCGGGCCCTCGTCCGTACGGGACTGCCTGGACGATCTGCGCGCGACCCGGGTCGGGCACGGCGTACGGGCGGCCGAGGACCCCCGGCTGCTGCGCAAGCTGGCCGAGCGGGGGGTGACCTGCGAGGTGTGCCCGGCGTCGAACGTGGCGCTGGGCGTCTACGAGAAGCCCGCCGACGTACCGCTGCGCACGCTGTTCGACGCCGGGGTGCCGATGGCGCTGGGCGCGGACGACCCGCTGCTGTTCGGCGACCGGCTGGCGGCGCAGTACGAACTGGCGCGCAAGTACCACGGGTTCACGGACGCCGAACTGGCCGAGCTGGCGCGGCAGTCGGTACGGGGCTCGGCGGCGCCGGACGGCACGCGGGACAAGCTGCTGGCGGGGATCGACGGCTGGCTGGAGGACTGA
- a CDS encoding UDP-N-acetylmuramate dehydrogenase yields the protein MQELHDAPLAPLTTFRLGGPATRLITATTDDEVVAAVRAADDAGTPLLIIGGGSNLVIGDKGFEGTALRIATRGVDLAGTALELAAGETWTDAVTRTVEAGLAGVECLAGIPGSAGATPIQNVGAYGQEVSSTLTEVVALDRVTGEILTLGNADCRFSYRHSAFKEHPERHVVLRVRFALEDAGGLSAPVKYAETARALGVEPGDRVPLADARRTVLGLRAGKGMVLDPADHDTWSAGSFFTNPILDDEGYAAFLARAARRLGPDVTPPAYPAGEGRVKTSAAWLIDRAGFTKGYGTGRARISTKHTLALTNRGDATTEDLLALAREVVAGVRDAFGITLVNEPVTVGVSL from the coding sequence GTGCAGGAACTCCACGACGCCCCCCTCGCCCCCCTGACCACCTTCCGCCTCGGCGGCCCCGCCACCCGGCTGATCACCGCGACCACCGACGACGAGGTCGTCGCGGCCGTACGCGCGGCGGACGACGCGGGCACCCCGCTCCTGATCATCGGCGGCGGCAGCAATCTGGTCATCGGCGACAAGGGCTTCGAGGGCACCGCCCTGCGGATCGCCACCCGTGGCGTCGACCTGGCCGGTACGGCGCTGGAACTGGCCGCCGGCGAGACCTGGACCGACGCCGTCACCCGTACCGTCGAGGCGGGCCTCGCGGGCGTCGAGTGCCTGGCCGGCATCCCCGGCTCGGCCGGCGCCACCCCGATCCAGAACGTCGGCGCGTACGGCCAGGAGGTGTCCAGCACCCTCACGGAGGTCGTCGCCCTCGACCGTGTCACCGGCGAGATCCTGACCCTCGGCAACGCCGACTGCCGGTTCTCCTACCGGCACAGCGCCTTCAAGGAGCACCCCGAGCGCCATGTCGTCCTGCGCGTGCGCTTCGCGCTGGAGGACGCGGGCGGGCTGTCCGCCCCCGTCAAGTACGCCGAGACGGCCCGCGCCCTCGGCGTCGAACCGGGTGACCGGGTCCCGCTGGCCGACGCCCGCCGGACCGTCCTCGGCCTGCGCGCGGGCAAGGGCATGGTGCTCGACCCGGCGGACCACGACACCTGGTCGGCCGGCTCCTTCTTCACCAACCCGATCCTGGACGACGAGGGGTACGCGGCCTTCCTCGCCCGCGCGGCGCGGCGGCTGGGCCCGGACGTCACCCCGCCCGCCTACCCGGCGGGGGAGGGGCGCGTGAAGACGTCGGCGGCGTGGCTGATCGACCGCGCGGGCTTCACCAAGGGGTACGGCACGGGCCGGGCCCGTATCTCCACCAAGCACACGCTGGCCCTGACCAACCGGGGCGACGCCACCACCGAGGACCTGCTCGCGCTCGCCCGGGAGGTGGTCGCCGGGGTGCGTGACGCGTTCGGGATCACCCTGGTCAACGAGCCGGTGACGGTCGGCGTCAGTCTCTGA
- a CDS encoding MaoC family dehydratase, with translation MATNIAYDDVEVGTELPAAAFPVTRDTLVRYAGASGDFNPIHWNEKFAVGVGLPDVIAHGMFTMASAVRVVTDWVGDPGAVVEYGVRFTRPVVVPDDGIGAVIEVTGKVGDKLDENRVRVDLTVTSDGKKVLGMSRAVVQLA, from the coding sequence ATGGCCACGAACATCGCCTACGACGACGTCGAGGTCGGTACGGAGCTGCCCGCCGCCGCCTTCCCGGTGACCCGCGACACCCTGGTGCGCTACGCGGGCGCGTCCGGCGACTTCAACCCGATCCACTGGAACGAGAAGTTCGCCGTCGGGGTCGGGCTGCCCGACGTCATCGCGCACGGCATGTTCACGATGGCCTCGGCGGTCCGGGTGGTGACCGACTGGGTCGGCGACCCGGGGGCCGTGGTCGAGTACGGCGTCCGCTTCACCCGGCCGGTCGTGGTGCCCGACGACGGCATCGGCGCGGTGATCGAGGTGACCGGGAAGGTCGGCGACAAGCTGGACGAGAACCGGGTCCGCGTGGACCTGACCGTGACCAGCGACGGCAAGAAGGTGCTGGGCATGTCCCGCGCCGTCGTCCAGCTGGCCTGA
- a CDS encoding MaoC family dehydratase N-terminal domain-containing protein — MALDQSFVGRSYPPTEPYEVGREKIREFAEAVGDASPAYTDPDAAKAFGHLDVIAPPTFVFAITFKAAREVIADPQLGLDYSRVVHGDQRFTYTRPVRAGDRLTVTSTIESVRTMAGNDILDVRGEVRDEAGEHVVTAWTKLVARAAEGE; from the coding sequence ATGGCGCTCGACCAGTCCTTCGTCGGACGGAGCTATCCACCCACCGAGCCGTACGAGGTCGGCCGGGAGAAGATCCGCGAATTCGCCGAGGCGGTGGGTGACGCCAGTCCCGCGTACACCGACCCCGACGCGGCGAAGGCGTTCGGCCACCTCGACGTGATCGCTCCGCCGACCTTCGTGTTCGCCATCACCTTCAAGGCCGCCCGCGAGGTCATCGCCGATCCGCAGCTCGGGCTCGACTACAGCCGGGTCGTCCACGGCGACCAGAGGTTCACGTACACCCGGCCCGTCCGGGCGGGCGACCGGCTGACCGTCACCTCGACCATCGAGTCGGTCAGGACGATGGCGGGCAACGACATCCTCGACGTGCGCGGCGAGGTGCGTGACGAGGCGGGCGAGCACGTCGTGACCGCGTGGACCAAGCTGGTGGCGCGCGCCGCCGAGGGGGAGTGA
- the rpmG gene encoding 50S ribosomal protein L33, translated as MAATDVRPKITLACVECKERNYITKKNRRNNPDRLEMKKHCPRCNSHTAHRETR; from the coding sequence GTGGCTGCCACCGACGTCCGCCCGAAGATCACGCTGGCCTGCGTGGAGTGCAAGGAGCGGAACTACATCACCAAGAAGAACCGGCGCAACAACCCGGACCGTCTTGAGATGAAGAAGCACTGCCCTCGTTGCAACTCGCACACGGCTCACCGCGAAACGCGCTGA
- a CDS encoding amidohydrolase family protein: MPDSQPQPGPPHGATANATALLLRGARLTDGRVVDVRLSGGRIEAVGTAGSLAAPGACVDLDGHLLLPAPAEPHAHGDTALSAVAPDRPVSYDPDDVQRRATEAALLQVGHGATTLRTHVRIGDAQELEPMAAVLRARRSLRGLGDLSVVAVPRLLTGVAGADGLAMLRDAVKMGAGVVGGCPDLDPDPAGYTEAVLTVAAEHGCPVDLHTDGGDPARLARLATMAGGLRPGVAIGPCAGLSRLAADVAGRAADGLAAAGVTVVCLPQGGCGGARERGVAPVRLLRAAGVRVAAGSGAVRDVANPVGRGDPLEAAYLLASQGGLRAAEAYGTVSTAAREVMGLPEVRVEAGFPAELLAVRGDRLEGVLSLAYSRIVIHRGRVVARTNAVREYRDSAVAVAPDLPRQGRQGRPEGGP; the protein is encoded by the coding sequence ATGCCCGACAGCCAGCCTCAGCCGGGACCGCCGCACGGCGCCACGGCCAACGCCACGGCGCTCCTGCTGCGCGGGGCCCGGCTCACCGACGGCCGCGTCGTGGACGTCCGGCTGAGCGGCGGCCGAATCGAGGCGGTGGGCACCGCCGGCAGTCTCGCCGCGCCCGGGGCGTGCGTGGACCTCGACGGGCACCTGCTGCTGCCCGCCCCCGCCGAACCGCACGCGCACGGCGACACCGCGCTCAGCGCCGTCGCCCCGGACAGGCCCGTCTCGTACGACCCCGACGACGTCCAGCGCCGCGCCACGGAGGCCGCGCTGCTCCAGGTCGGGCACGGGGCGACGACGCTGCGCACGCACGTACGGATCGGCGACGCGCAGGAGTTGGAGCCCATGGCGGCGGTACTGCGGGCCCGGCGGTCGCTGCGCGGGCTCGGTGATCTGTCGGTGGTGGCCGTGCCGCGCCTGCTGACCGGGGTGGCGGGCGCCGACGGGCTGGCGATGCTGCGGGACGCGGTGAAGATGGGCGCGGGCGTGGTGGGCGGCTGTCCGGACCTGGACCCCGACCCGGCCGGGTACACGGAGGCGGTGCTGACCGTCGCCGCCGAGCACGGGTGTCCCGTCGACCTCCATACGGACGGCGGCGATCCGGCCCGGCTCGCGCGGCTCGCCACGATGGCCGGCGGGCTGCGGCCCGGTGTCGCGATCGGGCCCTGCGCGGGTCTGTCCCGGCTGGCGGCGGACGTGGCGGGGCGGGCGGCCGACGGGCTGGCCGCTGCGGGGGTCACGGTCGTCTGTCTGCCCCAGGGCGGCTGCGGCGGGGCGCGGGAGCGGGGCGTGGCTCCGGTGCGGCTGCTGCGGGCGGCCGGGGTGCGGGTGGCGGCCGGCAGCGGCGCCGTGCGGGACGTGGCCAATCCGGTGGGGCGCGGGGACCCCCTGGAGGCGGCGTATCTGCTCGCGTCCCAAGGAGGACTGCGGGCGGCGGAGGCGTACGGGACGGTGAGCACGGCCGCGCGGGAGGTCATGGGACTGCCGGAGGTACGGGTGGAGGCGGGCTTCCCGGCCGAGCTGCTCGCGGTGCGCGGGGACCGGCTGGAGGGGGTGCTGTCGCTCGCGTACAGCAGGATCGTCATTCACCGGGGCCGGGTGGTGGCGCGGACGAACGCGGTGCGGGAGTACCGCGACTCGGCGGTGGCCGTGGCGCCCGACCTGCCGAGGCAGGGACGCCAGGGGCGGCCGGAGGGCGGGCCGTGA
- a CDS encoding SDR family oxidoreductase has translation MRIAIAGGHGQIALRLERLLAAREHGVAGIVRKAEQERELREAGAEPVVLDLESASVDETAAVLEGADVVVFAAWAGPGSSVERKDTVDRGAAVLLADAALRAGVRRYVIVSSMGADASHEGDDVFDHYLRAKGAADAYVLSLPGLEATVLRPGMLTNDAGTGLVNLAPSTGRGPVPRDDVAATLAELVESPSAAGLTLELISGAVPVGEAVRAVAPPSH, from the coding sequence ATGCGAATTGCCATCGCCGGAGGACATGGTCAGATCGCGCTGCGGCTGGAGCGGTTGCTCGCCGCGCGCGAACACGGGGTCGCGGGCATCGTCCGCAAGGCCGAACAGGAGCGGGAACTGCGGGAGGCGGGCGCCGAACCGGTGGTGCTCGACCTGGAGTCGGCCTCGGTCGACGAGACCGCCGCCGTCCTGGAGGGCGCGGACGTGGTGGTCTTCGCCGCCTGGGCGGGGCCTGGCAGCTCCGTGGAGCGCAAGGACACCGTCGACCGGGGTGCGGCGGTGCTGCTGGCCGACGCGGCGCTGCGGGCGGGCGTACGGCGCTACGTGATCGTCTCGTCCATGGGCGCCGACGCGTCCCACGAGGGCGACGACGTCTTCGACCACTATCTGCGGGCGAAGGGCGCGGCGGACGCGTACGTGCTGTCGCTGCCGGGGCTGGAGGCGACGGTGCTGCGGCCGGGGATGCTCACCAACGACGCGGGGACGGGCCTGGTGAACCTGGCGCCGTCCACGGGCCGTGGTCCGGTGCCGCGCGACGATGTGGCCGCGACCCTGGCGGAGTTGGTGGAGTCGCCGTCGGCGGCGGGGCTGACGCTTGAGCTGATCAGCGGGGCCGTGCCGGTCGGTGAGGCGGTGCGGGCCGTCGCTCCGCCGTCCCACTGA
- a CDS encoding YajQ family cyclic di-GMP-binding protein: MADSSFDIVSKVERQEVDNALNQTAKEVSQRYDFKNVGASIAWSGEKIVMQANSEERVKAILDVFQSKLIKRGISLKALDAGEPQQSGKEYKIFASIEEGISQENAKKVAKIIRDEGPKGVKALVQGDELRVSSKSRDDLQAVQALLKGQDFDFALQYVNYR; this comes from the coding sequence ATGGCCGACTCCAGTTTCGACATCGTCTCGAAGGTCGAGCGGCAGGAGGTCGACAACGCCCTCAACCAGACCGCGAAGGAGGTCTCCCAGCGGTACGACTTCAAGAACGTCGGAGCCTCGATCGCCTGGTCCGGCGAGAAGATCGTGATGCAGGCCAACTCCGAGGAGCGCGTCAAGGCGATCCTCGACGTCTTCCAGTCCAAGCTGATCAAGCGGGGCATCTCGCTGAAGGCGCTGGACGCGGGCGAGCCGCAGCAGTCCGGCAAGGAGTACAAGATCTTCGCCTCCATCGAGGAGGGCATCTCCCAGGAGAACGCCAAGAAGGTCGCCAAGATCATCCGCGATGAGGGCCCGAAGGGCGTCAAGGCGCTCGTACAGGGCGACGAACTGCGCGTCAGCTCGAAGAGCCGGGACGATCTCCAGGCCGTGCAGGCGCTGTTGAAGGGGCAGGACTTCGACTTCGCGCTCCAGTACGTGAACTACCGCTGA